In Stieleria varia, one genomic interval encodes:
- the queG gene encoding tRNA epoxyqueuosine(34) reductase QueG: MDELNSEIRSLATQLGFIATGFAPAVQSTGFHHLTQWIESGYAAGMQYFADRLDAYHHPDGVLTGTKSIIALAFPYPPDAGTPPETPRQAKVARYSWPGLDYHDVIHPKLKQICRLIVDRVPQSMARGVVDTAPLMEREVAQLAGLGWRGKNTLLLNKQLGSYFFLACVLTDVELPTDSPHQSSHCGTCTACLDACPTDAFPQPGVLDASRCISYLTIEHRGSIPMELRSGIGDWLFGCDVCQEVCPWNRKPSRVSTDRNAIPLSLIDPHELLTMNEETFRHRFRKTPFWRTRRRGMMRNAAIVLGNQGDAASLSALRTAADEPDEIVQEACQWAIEQIVANQFP; encoded by the coding sequence ATGGACGAATTGAATAGCGAGATTCGTTCGTTGGCCACGCAGCTCGGTTTCATCGCCACGGGGTTCGCGCCCGCGGTCCAAAGCACCGGCTTTCACCACCTGACTCAGTGGATCGAAAGCGGTTACGCGGCTGGCATGCAATACTTCGCCGATCGCCTGGATGCCTATCATCATCCCGACGGCGTGCTGACGGGAACGAAATCCATCATCGCCCTCGCGTTCCCCTATCCGCCCGACGCGGGCACACCGCCTGAGACACCCCGGCAAGCAAAGGTGGCGCGCTACAGTTGGCCGGGCTTGGATTACCACGATGTGATCCATCCCAAGCTCAAGCAGATCTGTCGATTGATCGTTGATCGAGTTCCCCAGTCGATGGCCCGCGGCGTCGTGGACACCGCGCCGTTGATGGAACGCGAAGTAGCACAGTTGGCCGGACTTGGCTGGCGGGGCAAGAACACCCTGTTGCTCAACAAACAACTGGGCAGTTACTTCTTCCTCGCTTGCGTGTTGACCGATGTGGAATTGCCAACGGACTCGCCGCACCAGTCGTCGCACTGCGGAACCTGCACCGCTTGCTTGGACGCCTGTCCGACCGACGCGTTTCCGCAGCCCGGAGTCCTGGATGCTTCGCGATGCATCAGCTATCTAACGATCGAGCATCGAGGCAGCATCCCGATGGAACTGCGATCAGGGATCGGTGACTGGTTGTTCGGATGCGATGTGTGTCAGGAGGTCTGTCCATGGAATCGAAAACCAAGTCGCGTTTCGACTGATCGCAATGCAATACCGCTTTCGCTGATTGATCCACACGAACTGTTGACGATGAATGAGGAAACATTCCGCCACCGATTCCGCAAGACCCCGTTTTGGCGAACCCGACGCCGAGGCATGATGCGCAATGCAGCGATCGTTTTGGGCAACCAAGGTGACGCCGCCTCGCTCAGTGCCTTACGGACGGCAGCCGATGAACCGGATGAGATCGTCCAAGAAGCCTGCCAGTGGGCGATCGAGCAGATCGTCGCAAACCAGTTCCCGTAG
- a CDS encoding transposase → MPRLPRVQFPGAIYHVVARGDGRRRLFHDDGHYQRFTKGLVNEVDRSQWIVIAYCWMPNHIHLLMQTPLPNLSRGMQHWLSGYANWYAKRNRRTGHLFQGRYKSFLVEDEGYYWNLSRYIHLNPCVGDRPIVDKPHAYAYSSYPGYTSKSKRLDWVAYEDHHRYWCGLNGGQDPVSAYRRYVQAGLAKPESVAVERLREWVYGSEAFLKRALAMASGEDEGRNRRRRRRIEPVSIDEIILATASEFSVDADEYFGFRSGAAGRDIAAMLCRRWTSATLKELSMRFGLGHPDSASDLIKRGKRQLDSSRNIPQRVRRIEELLGLNPESRV, encoded by the coding sequence ATGCCTCGATTGCCTCGTGTTCAGTTTCCTGGTGCCATTTACCACGTGGTTGCCCGCGGTGATGGACGACGGCGGCTTTTTCATGACGATGGTCACTATCAACGGTTCACTAAAGGACTCGTCAATGAGGTCGACCGCAGCCAGTGGATTGTGATCGCCTACTGCTGGATGCCAAATCACATTCATTTGCTCATGCAGACGCCTCTCCCGAACCTCTCACGTGGCATGCAGCATTGGCTTTCGGGGTACGCCAACTGGTACGCCAAACGCAATCGACGGACAGGCCACCTTTTTCAGGGACGGTACAAGTCGTTTCTCGTCGAAGATGAGGGGTACTATTGGAATCTCAGCCGCTATATCCATTTGAATCCTTGTGTGGGTGATCGTCCGATCGTTGATAAACCACATGCCTACGCGTACAGCAGTTATCCTGGATACACTTCAAAGAGCAAACGACTGGACTGGGTTGCCTATGAAGATCATCATCGCTATTGGTGTGGTCTCAACGGCGGCCAAGATCCTGTTTCGGCGTACCGTCGGTACGTACAAGCCGGATTGGCGAAACCGGAATCGGTTGCGGTAGAGCGACTACGTGAATGGGTTTACGGTAGTGAGGCGTTTTTGAAGCGAGCGTTGGCGATGGCTTCGGGCGAAGACGAAGGACGCAACCGTCGACGACGACGACGCATCGAACCTGTCAGCATTGATGAAATCATTCTCGCGACGGCATCCGAGTTTTCAGTGGACGCGGATGAGTACTTTGGATTTCGTAGCGGTGCGGCAGGAAGAGACATCGCCGCCATGCTTTGTCGACGCTGGACGTCAGCAACGCTGAAAGAGCTATCCATGAGATTTGGTCTCGGTCATCCCGACAGCGCGTCGGATTTGATCAAACGGGGAAAACGGCAATTAGATAGCTCAAGGAATATTCCGCAAAGAGTTCGACGCATCGAAGAGCTTCTCGGACTCAATCCCGAATCCCGAGTCTGA
- the lysS gene encoding lysine--tRNA ligase, with translation MNQPADDSDQPIDPRSARREKLAKIIEKGIDPWGSRFDDRLLIADAKARIDEVRFVKEDGTELELPDFDDESLDYRQWKSDNGPGGEQGPTVRVAGRIMLARPTGKLIFLNLKDWSGSIQIFVGKNQVGDEDFDLAKLFDLGDLIGAEGRLGRTNTGEITVFAEKLFFLTKMLEPPPEKHAGLTNVELRQRMRYADLAFNDGPMDTFLARTKIIKSIRQTLDEDGFCEVEGPTLHTVAGGAAARPFETHHNALDMKLTMRIALELHLKRLMVGGMERVYELGRVYRNEGLSPRHNPEFTMLEAYQAYGDYGSMMDLTERLICNAIEKIGGGFQREFAGQQIDFTPPFQRATYAELFQQATGVDPADDAAVLELSAKLGFESAGKHPDVIRSEIFEEKVEDSLRGPIFVIDYPASICPLTKRKRDNPEIAERFELFICGMELANAYTELNDPDLQEELFTTQLSGQEDEDSMAKMDHDFIRALRHAMPPAGGLGIGIDRLVMILTGQKSIRDVILFPVLRPES, from the coding sequence ATGAACCAGCCCGCAGACGATTCCGACCAGCCCATCGACCCTCGCTCCGCACGACGCGAAAAACTGGCCAAAATCATCGAAAAAGGCATCGATCCCTGGGGCTCACGCTTCGACGATCGTCTGCTGATCGCCGACGCCAAAGCGCGGATCGACGAAGTCAGGTTCGTGAAAGAAGACGGCACTGAGCTGGAATTGCCCGATTTCGACGACGAGTCACTGGACTATCGGCAGTGGAAATCCGACAACGGCCCCGGGGGAGAACAAGGTCCCACGGTCCGGGTCGCCGGCCGAATCATGCTGGCTCGCCCCACCGGAAAACTGATTTTCCTGAACCTCAAAGACTGGTCAGGCTCGATCCAAATCTTTGTAGGAAAAAACCAAGTCGGCGACGAAGATTTTGATCTCGCCAAACTGTTCGACTTGGGCGACCTGATCGGTGCCGAAGGAAGACTGGGACGCACCAACACCGGCGAGATCACCGTCTTTGCCGAAAAACTGTTCTTCTTGACCAAGATGCTCGAGCCGCCACCGGAGAAGCACGCTGGACTGACCAACGTCGAACTGCGTCAACGCATGCGCTACGCGGACTTGGCCTTCAACGACGGACCGATGGACACGTTCCTGGCCCGGACAAAGATCATCAAGTCGATTCGTCAGACGCTGGACGAGGATGGGTTTTGCGAAGTCGAAGGGCCGACGTTGCACACCGTCGCCGGCGGAGCTGCCGCTCGTCCCTTTGAAACCCACCATAACGCGTTGGACATGAAGCTGACCATGCGCATCGCGCTGGAACTGCACCTCAAACGACTGATGGTCGGCGGCATGGAACGGGTTTACGAATTGGGACGCGTGTATCGAAACGAAGGACTCAGTCCGCGACACAATCCCGAGTTCACGATGTTGGAAGCCTATCAAGCGTATGGCGACTACGGATCGATGATGGATTTGACCGAACGGTTGATCTGCAACGCGATCGAAAAGATCGGTGGTGGTTTTCAACGCGAGTTTGCCGGTCAGCAAATTGATTTCACTCCACCGTTCCAACGAGCCACCTACGCCGAACTGTTCCAGCAAGCCACCGGAGTCGACCCAGCGGACGACGCGGCGGTGTTGGAGCTTTCGGCGAAGTTGGGTTTTGAATCGGCGGGCAAGCATCCCGATGTGATCCGCAGTGAGATCTTTGAGGAAAAGGTCGAGGACTCACTGCGTGGACCGATCTTTGTGATCGATTATCCCGCCAGCATCTGTCCGTTGACGAAACGCAAGCGTGATAACCCGGAGATCGCTGAACGTTTTGAGTTGTTCATCTGCGGAATGGAACTTGCCAATGCGTACACGGAATTGAACGACCCAGACTTGCAGGAAGAATTGTTTACGACGCAACTGTCAGGACAAGAAGACGAAGACTCGATGGCCAAGATGGATCACGATTTCATTCGCGCGTTGCGTCACGCGATGCCGCCCGCCGGTGGACTTGGGATCGGGATCGACCGACTGGTGATGATCTTGACTGGTCAAAAATCGATCCGCGACGTGATCCTCTTCCCGGTGTTGCGCCCCGAAAGTTGA